In Pseudomonas hamedanensis, a single window of DNA contains:
- a CDS encoding sigma-54-dependent Fis family transcriptional regulator — protein sequence MHDNHLSRHARQVLTVTQGKPHPHGPGADPSIARSWLRCLEDYHLDPSVTMAPTVLEHGRVLESRERLQQVLQIAGTEMSSLHQQLSGAGHAVLLTDARGVILNCVTAPAERKIFERAGLWLGADWSEACEGTNGIGTCLVERQALTIHQNEHFRGRHTGLTCSASPVFDPHGELMAVLDVSSARPDVSRQSQFHTMALVNLSAKMIESCYFLRCFDNQWLLRFHLQAESVGLFSEGLLAFDGEGRISAANQSALNLLGHVRGGLLGKPVEAFFDCSLDDLLGRASANASASWPLRTLDGRHLFAVLRGESRKPTPVFATPIATPAPRLSGICLGDEALQADFRKALRVFERDVPLLINGETGSGKEAFAKAVHQASQRSTHAFVALNCAAIPESLIESELFGYRGGSFTGARKDGMRGKLQQADGGTLFLDEIGDMPLALQTRLLRVLEDRQVVPIGGEPEAVNVRIISATHRNLLERVADGSFREDLYYRLNGLEVALPALRERSDKAQLLDFLLAEEAGGETILIDEPARQALLAFNWPGNVRQLRNVLRTLAALCDGGRVGVEDLPVMIRQARPAVLAQESCAQPLDDAERLALLNALEQARWHMTHTAEQLGVSRNTLYRKLRKHGIARSA from the coding sequence ATGCACGACAACCATTTGAGTCGCCACGCCCGTCAGGTTCTCACTGTCACCCAGGGCAAGCCGCACCCGCACGGCCCCGGTGCCGATCCGTCGATCGCCCGCTCGTGGCTGCGCTGTCTTGAGGACTATCACCTCGATCCTTCGGTGACCATGGCGCCGACCGTGCTCGAACACGGCCGGGTGCTGGAAAGTCGCGAGCGCTTGCAGCAAGTCCTGCAGATCGCCGGTACGGAAATGAGCAGTCTGCATCAACAACTCTCCGGCGCCGGCCACGCGGTGCTGCTGACCGATGCCCGCGGGGTGATCCTCAACTGCGTTACCGCCCCGGCCGAACGGAAGATTTTCGAGCGCGCCGGGCTTTGGCTCGGCGCCGACTGGAGCGAGGCCTGCGAGGGCACCAACGGCATCGGCACCTGCCTGGTCGAGCGCCAGGCGCTGACTATTCATCAAAACGAGCACTTTCGCGGCCGTCACACCGGGCTGACTTGTTCGGCGAGCCCGGTGTTCGATCCGCATGGCGAACTGATGGCGGTACTCGACGTGTCCTCGGCGCGCCCGGACGTCTCGCGCCAGAGCCAGTTCCACACTATGGCGCTGGTCAATCTGTCGGCAAAGATGATTGAAAGCTGTTACTTCCTGCGCTGTTTCGACAATCAATGGTTGCTGCGTTTTCATTTGCAGGCCGAGTCCGTCGGCTTGTTCAGCGAAGGGCTGCTGGCGTTTGACGGCGAAGGGCGGATCAGTGCAGCGAATCAGAGCGCGTTGAACCTGCTCGGGCATGTTCGCGGTGGTTTGCTGGGAAAACCCGTCGAGGCGTTTTTCGATTGTTCGCTGGATGACCTGCTTGGCCGAGCGAGTGCCAATGCCAGCGCCAGTTGGCCGCTGCGCACCCTCGACGGACGCCATCTGTTCGCCGTGTTGCGCGGCGAATCGCGCAAGCCGACGCCGGTTTTCGCCACGCCGATCGCGACGCCTGCGCCACGTCTGTCCGGCATCTGCCTTGGCGACGAGGCATTGCAGGCCGATTTCCGCAAGGCCCTGCGCGTGTTCGAGCGCGACGTGCCGTTGTTGATTAATGGCGAGACCGGCTCTGGCAAGGAAGCGTTCGCCAAGGCTGTGCACCAGGCCAGCCAGCGCTCGACCCATGCCTTCGTCGCCCTCAATTGCGCAGCCATCCCGGAAAGCCTGATCGAGAGCGAACTGTTTGGTTATCGCGGTGGCAGCTTCACCGGTGCGCGCAAGGATGGCATGCGCGGCAAGTTGCAGCAGGCCGACGGCGGCACTTTGTTCCTCGATGAAATCGGTGACATGCCGCTGGCCTTGCAGACCCGTTTGCTGCGCGTGCTGGAGGACCGGCAGGTGGTGCCGATTGGCGGCGAGCCGGAAGCGGTCAACGTGCGGATCATCAGCGCTACCCACCGCAATCTGCTTGAGCGAGTCGCGGACGGCAGCTTCCGCGAGGATTTGTATTACCGGCTCAACGGGCTGGAAGTGGCGTTGCCGGCATTGCGCGAGCGCAGTGACAAGGCGCAGTTGCTGGATTTTCTGTTGGCTGAAGAGGCGGGCGGCGAAACCATCCTGATCGACGAGCCGGCCCGTCAGGCATTGCTGGCGTTCAATTGGCCGGGCAATGTGCGGCAGTTGCGCAATGTGCTGCGCACGCTGGCAGCGTTGTGTGATGGCGGGCGGGTCGGGGTTGAGGATTTGCCGGTGATGATTCGGCAGGCGCGGCCGGCGGTTTTGGCGCAGGAGTCTTGCGCACAGCCGCTGGACGATGCCGAAAGGCTGGCGCTGCTCAATGCACTGGAACAGGCACGCTGGCACATGACGCACACGGCTGAGCAACTGGGCGTGAGCCGAAATACGCTGTATAGAAAGCTGCGCAAACACGGCATCGCCCGCTCTGCCTGA
- the exaC gene encoding acetaldehyde dehydrogenase ExaC, whose translation MRYAHPGTEGAKVSFKSKYGNYIGGEFVAPVKGQYFTNTSPVNGQPIAEFPRSTAEDIDKALDAAHAAADAWGATSVQARSLILLKIADRIEENLELLAITETWDNGKAIRETLNADIPLAADHFRYFAGCLRAQEGSAAEIDGNTVAYHIHEPLGVVGQIIPWNFPLLMAAWKLAPALAAGNCVVLKPAEQTPLGICVLMELIGDLLPPGVLNVVQGFGKEAGEALATSKRIAKIAFTGSTPVGSHIMKCAAENIIPSTVELGGKSPNIFFEDIMQAEPSFIEKAAEGLVLAFFNQGEVCTCPSRALVQESIYDEFMQAVMKKVSQIKRGDPLDTETMVGAQASEQQFDKILSYLEIAKGEGAELLTGGKVEKLEGSLATGYYIQPTLLKGTNKMRVFQEEIFGPVVSITTFKDEAEALAIANDTEFGLGAGLWTRDINRAYRMGRAIKAGRVWTNCYHLYPAHAAFGGYKKSGVGRETHKMMLDHYQQTKNLLVSYDINPLGFF comes from the coding sequence ATGCGTTACGCCCACCCCGGTACTGAAGGCGCCAAAGTCTCGTTCAAGAGCAAGTACGGTAACTACATCGGCGGCGAGTTCGTCGCGCCGGTCAAAGGTCAGTACTTCACCAATACCTCGCCAGTGAATGGCCAGCCAATCGCCGAATTCCCCCGTTCCACTGCCGAAGACATCGACAAGGCCCTGGACGCCGCCCACGCTGCCGCCGATGCGTGGGGCGCAACCTCCGTGCAGGCGCGCTCGCTGATCCTGCTGAAAATCGCCGACCGCATCGAAGAAAACCTCGAACTGCTGGCGATCACCGAAACCTGGGACAACGGCAAAGCCATCCGCGAAACCCTCAACGCGGACATCCCGCTGGCAGCCGACCATTTCCGTTACTTCGCCGGTTGCCTGCGCGCTCAGGAAGGCAGCGCTGCGGAAATCGACGGCAACACCGTGGCCTATCACATCCATGAACCACTGGGCGTGGTCGGCCAGATCATCCCGTGGAACTTCCCGCTGCTGATGGCCGCGTGGAAACTCGCTCCGGCGCTGGCCGCCGGTAACTGCGTGGTACTCAAGCCCGCCGAGCAAACCCCGCTGGGCATCTGCGTGCTGATGGAACTGATCGGCGACCTGCTGCCGCCGGGCGTACTCAATGTCGTGCAAGGTTTCGGCAAAGAAGCCGGCGAAGCACTGGCGACCAGCAAGCGCATCGCCAAGATCGCCTTCACCGGCTCGACCCCGGTCGGCTCGCACATCATGAAATGCGCGGCGGAAAACATCATTCCATCTACCGTGGAACTGGGCGGCAAGTCGCCGAACATTTTCTTTGAAGACATCATGCAGGCCGAACCGAGCTTCATCGAAAAAGCCGCCGAAGGTCTGGTGCTGGCGTTCTTCAACCAGGGCGAAGTGTGCACCTGCCCTTCCCGCGCGCTGGTGCAGGAATCGATCTACGACGAATTCATGCAGGCGGTGATGAAGAAAGTCAGCCAGATCAAACGTGGCGACCCGCTGGACACCGAGACCATGGTCGGCGCCCAGGCGTCGGAGCAGCAATTCGACAAGATCCTGTCGTATCTGGAAATCGCCAAGGGCGAAGGCGCCGAGCTGCTGACTGGCGGCAAGGTGGAGAAACTCGAGGGCAGCCTGGCCACCGGTTACTACATCCAGCCAACCCTGCTCAAGGGCACCAACAAAATGCGCGTGTTCCAGGAAGAAATCTTCGGCCCGGTGGTGAGCATCACCACCTTCAAGGACGAAGCCGAAGCCCTGGCGATTGCCAACGACACCGAGTTCGGCCTCGGCGCCGGCCTGTGGACCCGCGACATCAACCGCGCCTACCGCATGGGCCGGGCGATCAAGGCCGGTCGCGTATGGACCAACTGCTACCACCTGTACCCGGCGCACGCCGCGTTCGGTGGTTACAAGAAGTCCGGCGTCGGGCGTGAGACGCACAAGATGATGCTCGACCATTACCAGCAGACCAAGAATCTGCTGGTGAGTTACGACATCAATCCGTTGGGGTTCTTCTAA
- the eat gene encoding ethanolamine permease, with translation MPSESPAGAPATGSSVDFEKVGTDYFQQRELKKGAAGWVLLVGLGVAYVISGDYAGWNFGLAQGGWGGMFLATLLMATMYLCMCFSLAELSSMIPTAGGGYGFARSAFGPWGGFLTGTAILIEYAIAPAAIAVFIGAYCESLFGIGGWMIYLAFYIIFIAIHIFGVGEALKLMFIITAVAALALGVFLVAMVPHFDVANLLDIPVTAAAGASPFLPFGYVGVWAAIPYAIWFFLAVEGVPLAAEETKNPKRDLPRGLIGAMLVLLMFALLILIVGPGGAGANSLLTSGNPLVEALSKAYGGSTWMGSFVNLVGLAGLIASFFSIIYAYSRQIFALSRAGYLPRKLSETNKSKAPVLALVIPGIIGFGLSLTGQGDLLILVAVFGATISYVLMMAAHITLRIRRPKMDRPYRTPGGIFTSGVALVLACIAVVAGFLVDPRVVIGAAIIYGVLIAYFAFYSRHHLVAGTPEEEFAAIQKAEQALH, from the coding sequence ATGCCAAGCGAATCCCCGGCTGGCGCTCCGGCGACCGGCTCCTCCGTCGACTTCGAAAAAGTCGGCACGGACTACTTCCAACAACGCGAACTGAAAAAAGGCGCCGCCGGCTGGGTCCTGCTGGTGGGCCTCGGTGTCGCCTATGTCATCTCCGGCGATTACGCCGGCTGGAACTTCGGCCTCGCCCAAGGTGGCTGGGGCGGTATGTTCCTCGCCACGTTGCTGATGGCGACCATGTACCTGTGCATGTGTTTTTCTCTGGCCGAACTGTCGTCGATGATCCCCACCGCCGGCGGCGGCTACGGTTTTGCCCGCAGCGCCTTCGGGCCTTGGGGCGGGTTTTTAACCGGCACCGCGATCCTCATCGAATACGCCATCGCCCCCGCTGCCATCGCCGTGTTCATCGGCGCCTACTGCGAGTCGTTGTTCGGCATCGGCGGCTGGATGATCTATCTGGCGTTCTACATCATCTTCATCGCGATCCATATTTTCGGGGTCGGCGAAGCGCTCAAGCTGATGTTCATCATTACCGCCGTCGCTGCGCTGGCGCTGGGGGTGTTTCTGGTGGCGATGGTGCCGCACTTTGATGTCGCCAACCTGCTCGACATCCCGGTGACCGCTGCTGCCGGCGCCAGCCCGTTCCTGCCGTTCGGCTATGTTGGCGTTTGGGCGGCGATTCCGTATGCGATCTGGTTTTTCCTCGCCGTCGAAGGCGTGCCGCTGGCCGCTGAAGAAACCAAGAACCCCAAGCGCGACCTGCCGCGCGGCCTGATCGGCGCCATGCTGGTGCTGCTGATGTTCGCCCTGCTGATTCTCATCGTTGGCCCCGGCGGCGCAGGTGCCAATTCGTTGCTGACCTCCGGCAACCCGCTGGTCGAAGCTCTGAGCAAAGCCTACGGGGGCTCGACCTGGATGGGCAGCTTCGTCAACCTGGTCGGCCTGGCCGGACTGATCGCCAGTTTCTTCTCGATCATCTACGCCTATTCACGGCAGATCTTTGCGCTGTCGCGCGCCGGCTACCTGCCACGCAAACTGTCCGAGACCAACAAAAGCAAAGCGCCGGTGCTGGCGCTGGTGATCCCGGGCATTATCGGTTTCGGTCTGTCGCTGACCGGTCAGGGCGACCTGCTGATTCTGGTGGCGGTGTTCGGCGCGACCATTTCCTACGTGCTGATGATGGCCGCGCACATCACCCTGCGCATCCGTCGCCCCAAAATGGACCGGCCGTACCGCACGCCGGGCGGCATTTTCACCTCGGGTGTGGCGCTGGTATTGGCGTGCATCGCCGTGGTGGCGGGCTTCCTCGTCGATCCACGGGTGGTGATCGGCGCGGCGATCATCTATGGAGTGTTAATTGCTTACTTTGCTTTCTACAGTCGGCATCACTTGGTAGCGGGCACGCCGGAAGAAGAATTCGCGGCGATTCAGAAAGCTGAACAAGCCTTGCACTGA
- a CDS encoding ethanolamine ammonia-lyase subunit EutB, which produces MASFAHTVGAQTYRFDSLKDVMAKASPARSGDFLAEVAALNDGERVAAQMALADIPLTHFLQEALIPYEADEVTRLIIDTHDKQAFAVVSHLTVGGFRDWLLSDAADETSLRALAPGLTPEMVAAVSKIMRVQDLVLMAQKIRVVTKFRGTLGLRGRLSTRLQPNHPTDEPSGIAASILDGLLYGNGDAMIGINPATDSIASICAMLEMLDAIIQRYDIPTQACVLTHVTTSIEAINRGVPLDLVFQSIAGTEAANASFGINLNVLQEGYDAGLSLKRGTLGQNLMYFETGQGSALSANAHHGVDQQTCETRAYAVARHFKPFLVNTVVGFIGPEYLYNGKQIIRAGLEDHFCGKLLGVPMGCDICYTNHAEADQDDMDTLLTLLGVAGINFIMGIPGSDDIMLNYQTTSFHDALYARQTLGLKPAPEFEQWLANMGIFTQADGKVRFGNNLPPAFRQALAHLG; this is translated from the coding sequence ATGGCCAGTTTTGCTCACACGGTCGGCGCGCAGACTTACCGCTTCGACAGCTTGAAAGACGTCATGGCCAAGGCCAGCCCGGCCCGCTCGGGGGATTTTCTGGCCGAGGTCGCCGCGCTCAATGACGGCGAACGGGTGGCCGCGCAAATGGCGCTGGCGGACATCCCGCTCACGCACTTCCTGCAGGAAGCGCTGATTCCTTACGAAGCCGATGAAGTCACCCGGCTGATCATCGACACCCACGACAAGCAGGCCTTCGCCGTGGTCAGCCATCTCACCGTTGGCGGCTTTCGCGACTGGCTGCTCAGCGATGCGGCGGATGAAACCAGTCTGCGCGCCCTCGCCCCCGGCCTGACCCCGGAAATGGTCGCCGCCGTGTCGAAGATCATGCGCGTGCAGGATCTGGTGCTGATGGCGCAAAAGATCCGTGTGGTCACGAAATTTCGCGGCACCCTCGGTCTGCGCGGGCGCCTGTCGACCCGTCTGCAACCCAACCACCCAACCGACGAACCGTCCGGCATTGCCGCGAGCATTCTCGACGGTCTGCTCTACGGCAACGGCGATGCGATGATCGGCATCAACCCGGCCACCGACAGCATCGCCTCGATCTGCGCGATGCTGGAGATGCTCGACGCGATCATCCAGCGCTACGACATTCCAACCCAGGCCTGCGTGCTGACCCACGTCACCACCTCGATCGAGGCGATCAACCGTGGGGTGCCGCTGGATCTGGTGTTCCAGTCGATTGCCGGCACCGAAGCGGCCAACGCCAGTTTCGGCATCAACCTCAACGTCTTGCAGGAAGGCTACGACGCCGGCCTCAGCCTGAAGCGCGGCACCCTCGGGCAGAACCTGATGTATTTCGAAACCGGCCAGGGCAGTGCGCTGTCAGCCAACGCCCACCACGGCGTCGATCAACAGACCTGCGAGACAAGAGCCTACGCCGTGGCGCGCCATTTCAAGCCGTTCCTGGTGAACACCGTCGTAGGATTTATCGGCCCGGAATACCTCTATAACGGCAAGCAGATCATCCGTGCCGGCCTCGAAGATCACTTTTGCGGAAAGCTGCTCGGCGTGCCGATGGGTTGCGACATCTGCTACACCAACCACGCCGAAGCCGATCAGGACGACATGGACACTCTGCTGACGCTGCTCGGCGTCGCGGGGATCAATTTCATCATGGGCATCCCCGGCTCCGACGACATCATGCTCAATTACCAGACCACCTCGTTCCACGACGCCCTCTATGCGCGCCAGACCCTGGGCTTGAAACCGGCGCCGGAGTTCGAGCAATGGCTGGCGAACATGGGCATCTTCACCCAGGCGGACGGCAAGGTTCGCTTTGGCAATAACCTGCCGCCGGCCTTCCGTCAGGCCTTGGCGCACTTGGGATGA
- the eutC gene encoding ethanolamine ammonia-lyase subunit EutC: MSHMEKPPVDPQNPWLELRRLTPARIALGRTGTSLPTRAQLDFQFAHAQARDAVHLAFDHAEISAQLAERGRDSLLLHSAALDRNSYLQRPDLGRKLSDESAQALRDYATAHPGGVDLVIVVADGLSALAVHRHTLPFLTRLEEQMGADGWSVAPVVLVEQGRVAVGDEIGQLLGAKMVVMLIGERPGLSSPDSLGLYFTYAPKVGLTDAYRNCISNVRLEGLSYGMAAHRLLYLMREACRRQLSGVNLKDEAQVQTLEADEGVNMRRNFLLDPPTT, encoded by the coding sequence ATGAGTCATATGGAAAAACCACCGGTCGATCCGCAAAACCCGTGGCTGGAACTGCGCCGCCTGACCCCGGCACGCATTGCCCTGGGCCGCACCGGCACCAGCCTGCCGACACGGGCGCAACTGGACTTTCAGTTTGCCCACGCGCAGGCGCGGGACGCCGTGCATCTGGCCTTTGATCACGCCGAAATCAGCGCACAACTCGCTGAGCGCGGGCGTGACAGTCTGCTGCTGCACAGCGCCGCACTGGATCGCAACAGTTACCTGCAACGACCGGATCTGGGGCGCAAGCTGAGCGATGAATCAGCGCAGGCCTTGCGCGACTATGCCACGGCGCACCCGGGCGGCGTCGATCTGGTGATTGTCGTCGCCGACGGCCTGTCAGCGCTGGCGGTGCATCGCCACACCTTGCCGTTTCTGACGCGCCTGGAGGAACAGATGGGCGCCGATGGCTGGTCCGTCGCGCCGGTGGTGCTGGTCGAACAGGGCCGTGTTGCCGTGGGCGATGAAATCGGCCAGTTGCTCGGCGCGAAAATGGTCGTGATGCTGATCGGCGAGCGCCCGGGCCTCAGTTCGCCGGACAGCCTCGGGCTGTATTTCACCTACGCGCCGAAAGTCGGGCTGACCGATGCCTATCGCAACTGCATTTCCAACGTCAGGCTTGAGGGCTTGAGCTACGGCATGGCTGCGCATCGCTTGCTGTACCTGATGCGCGAAGCCTGCAGGCGGCAGTTGTCAGGGGTCAATCTGAAGGACGAAGCACAGGTCCAGACTCTGGAGGCCGACGAGGGCGTCAACATGCGAAGAAATTTCCTACTGGATCCACCTACAACCTGA
- a CDS encoding GNAT family N-acetyltransferase, with the protein MRIIQATLEHLDLLTPLFVKYREFYGSLPYPDSSRAFLEKRLRRKESVIYLALADDDDKKLMGFCQLYPSFSSLSLKRVWILNDIYVAEDARRQLVADNLIRTAKKMAKETQAVRMRVSTSSNNEVAQKTYESIGFKEDTEFKNYVLPISDEL; encoded by the coding sequence ATGCGGATTATTCAAGCGACCCTCGAACATCTGGATTTGCTGACCCCGTTGTTCGTCAAGTATCGCGAGTTCTACGGTTCCCTGCCTTACCCGGACTCCTCCCGCGCCTTTCTGGAAAAACGCCTGCGCCGCAAGGAATCGGTGATCTACCTGGCCCTGGCGGATGATGACGACAAGAAGCTCATGGGCTTCTGTCAGCTTTATCCGAGCTTCTCCTCGCTGTCGCTCAAGCGCGTATGGATTCTCAACGACATCTACGTCGCCGAAGACGCGCGCCGCCAACTGGTCGCCGACAACCTGATTCGCACCGCAAAGAAGATGGCCAAGGAAACCCAGGCCGTGCGCATGCGCGTCTCGACCAGCAGCAACAACGAAGTGGCGCAGAAAACCTACGAATCCATCGGCTTCAAGGAAGACACCGAGTTCAAGAACTACGTACTGCCGATCAGCGACGAACTCTGA
- a CDS encoding DedA family protein, producing the protein MDFNPLDLILHLDVYLDLLVNNYGPWIYAILFLVIFCETGLVVMPFLPGDSLLFIAGAVAAGGGMDPVLLGGLLMLAAIMGDSTNYVIGRTAGEKLFSNPNSKIFRRDYLQKTHDFYDKHGGKTVTMARFLPIIRTFAPFVAGVARMPYPRFFGFSVLGTILWVGGLVTLGYFFGNVPFIKKNLSLLVVAIILLSLVPMIIGVVRSRFGGTKVQSH; encoded by the coding sequence ATGGATTTCAACCCGCTCGACCTTATCCTGCATCTCGATGTGTACCTCGATTTGCTGGTGAACAACTATGGGCCGTGGATCTACGCCATCCTGTTTCTGGTGATCTTCTGTGAAACCGGCCTGGTGGTGATGCCCTTCCTGCCAGGCGATTCGTTGCTGTTCATCGCCGGCGCTGTGGCAGCGGGCGGTGGCATGGACCCGGTGCTGCTCGGCGGCCTGCTGATGCTGGCGGCGATCATGGGCGACAGCACCAACTACGTAATCGGACGAACGGCCGGGGAAAAGCTGTTCAGCAATCCGAACTCGAAAATCTTCCGTCGCGACTACCTGCAAAAAACCCACGATTTCTACGACAAACACGGCGGCAAGACGGTGACCATGGCGCGTTTCCTGCCGATCATCCGCACCTTCGCGCCGTTCGTCGCCGGTGTGGCGCGGATGCCATACCCGCGCTTTTTCGGCTTCAGTGTCCTCGGCACCATCCTTTGGGTCGGCGGTCTGGTCACCTTGGGCTACTTCTTTGGTAACGTGCCGTTCATCAAGAAAAACCTGTCGCTGCTGGTGGTGGCCATCATCCTGCTGTCGCTGGTGCCAATGATCATCGGCGTGGTGCGCAGCCGTTTCGGCGGCACCAAAGTGCAATCGCACTAA